Proteins from a single region of Flavobacterium sp. YJ01:
- a CDS encoding ABC transporter ATP-binding protein produces the protein MKELSYLNKYFIKYKYSFSLGILTTIIAQIFSLYTPKLISKSLNAIENFDKLSITDQKSEIVISAFRQDLIHNVLLIIGTTIVAGFLTFLMRQTLIVMSRHIEFDLKNEVFRQYENLSQTFYKQNRTGDLMNRISEDVSKVRMYVGPAVMYTINTAIRFIIVILYMYNVSPRLTLYTILPLPILSYCIFKLSSEINKRSTTFQQYLSKVSSFTQEIFSGIRVIKAYSLENQHQNNMVDLAEESKRKSLSLARVQSLFGPLMIALIGISNLVVIYFGGVMYINGTIPNIGTIAEFILYVNMLTWPVASLGWVSSMVQEAEASQKRLNEFLKIEPEIKNNNENSSVIQGNISFENVTFTYKDTNIEALKNISFTVKKGETLAILGKTGSGKSTILSLISRLYDVTEGELKIDGNEISTLNLNDLRNNIGIVPQDAFLFSDTIKNNIKFGNQNATDEEVFAAAKNAVVHDNIITFNKQYDTILGERGITLSGGQKQRVSIARAIIKNPAILLFDDCLSAVDTETEEMILNNLFEISKDKTTIIVSHRVSSAKNADKIIILEDGKIIQQGSHNQLINQEGYYASLYLKQLSEKELL, from the coding sequence ATGAAAGAATTAAGCTATTTAAACAAATATTTCATCAAATATAAATACAGTTTTTCGCTTGGTATTTTAACAACTATAATCGCACAAATATTTTCATTATATACTCCAAAGCTTATTAGCAAGTCTTTAAATGCAATTGAAAATTTTGATAAATTATCAATTACAGACCAAAAATCAGAAATTGTGATTTCGGCTTTTCGTCAGGATTTAATTCATAACGTGCTCTTAATCATCGGAACAACTATTGTCGCAGGATTTTTAACCTTCTTAATGCGTCAGACTTTAATCGTAATGTCGCGTCATATTGAGTTTGATTTAAAAAATGAAGTTTTCAGACAATACGAAAATCTTTCGCAGACTTTTTACAAACAAAACCGAACTGGAGATTTAATGAACCGTATCAGCGAAGACGTTTCAAAAGTCAGAATGTATGTTGGTCCTGCAGTGATGTACACTATAAATACAGCTATCCGTTTTATCATCGTTATATTATATATGTATAACGTATCACCACGTCTTACATTATATACTATATTGCCGCTGCCGATTCTTTCGTATTGTATTTTCAAATTAAGTTCTGAAATCAATAAACGAAGTACAACTTTCCAACAATATCTTTCTAAAGTTTCAAGTTTTACTCAGGAAATCTTTTCTGGTATTCGTGTTATCAAGGCATATTCTTTAGAAAATCAGCATCAAAATAATATGGTTGATCTTGCCGAAGAAAGCAAACGTAAAAGCTTAAGTCTTGCAAGAGTTCAATCGTTGTTCGGACCTTTAATGATTGCGCTTATAGGAATCAGTAATTTGGTTGTAATTTATTTTGGAGGTGTAATGTACATTAACGGAACTATTCCAAATATCGGAACCATTGCTGAGTTTATTTTATATGTAAATATGCTTACTTGGCCTGTTGCTTCTTTAGGCTGGGTTTCGTCTATGGTCCAAGAGGCCGAAGCTTCTCAAAAGCGTTTAAATGAATTTTTAAAAATTGAACCAGAAATTAAAAACAATAACGAAAATTCATCTGTTATCCAAGGAAATATTTCTTTCGAAAATGTTACTTTTACATATAAAGACACTAATATTGAAGCTTTAAAAAATATTTCTTTTACTGTAAAAAAAGGAGAAACTTTAGCTATTCTAGGAAAAACGGGTTCTGGAAAATCTACCATTCTTTCTTTGATCTCTAGGCTATATGATGTGACTGAAGGTGAACTTAAAATTGACGGAAATGAAATCAGCACATTAAATCTAAACGATCTTAGAAATAATATCGGAATCGTTCCTCAAGATGCTTTCTTGTTTTCTGACACTATTAAAAATAATATCAAATTCGGAAATCAAAATGCGACCGACGAAGAAGTATTCGCGGCCGCTAAAAATGCCGTTGTTCACGACAACATTATTACCTTTAACAAACAGTACGACACTATTTTAGGAGAAAGAGGAATTACACTTTCGGGCGGACAAAAACAGCGTGTTTCTATAGCAAGAGCAATTATTAAAAACCCTGCAATCTTACTTTTTGACGATTGTCTGTCTGCCGTAGATACCGAAACCGAAGAAATGATTTTAAACAATTTATTTGAAATTTCTAAAGACAAAACAACCATAATTGTAAGCCATCGAGTATCATCTGCAAAGAATGCAGATAAAATTATCATACTCGAAGATGGTAAGATTATTCAACAAGGTTCTCATAATCAATTAATAAATCAAGAAGGATATTATGCATCGTTATATTTAAAACAACTTTCGGAAAAAGAATTACTTTAA
- a CDS encoding PUR family DNA/RNA-binding protein: MRENDMLEKEEIFSKVLRAGRRTYFFDVRATKADDYYITITESKKFTEEDGSFHFKKHKIYLYKEDFSAFAEILEEMTSYVLNHKGEEVISERHQKDFKKEYSSEKVETQRSSFTDIDFDDI; the protein is encoded by the coding sequence ATGAGAGAAAATGACATGTTAGAAAAAGAAGAGATTTTTTCTAAAGTATTACGAGCAGGAAGAAGAACTTATTTCTTTGATGTGAGAGCTACCAAAGCTGATGATTACTATATCACGATTACCGAAAGCAAAAAATTTACTGAAGAAGACGGTTCGTTTCACTTCAAAAAACACAAAATTTACTTATATAAAGAAGATTTTAGTGCTTTTGCCGAAATACTAGAAGAAATGACTTCATACGTTTTGAACCACAAAGGCGAAGAAGTAATTTCTGAAAGACATCAAAAAGATTTTAAGAAAGAATATAGTTCTGAAAAAGTAGAAACCCAAAGATCTAGCTTTACAGACATTGATTTTGATGATATTTAA
- a CDS encoding alpha/beta hydrolase has translation MKKLILLFSFIFFGISLSAQNLEYETKNNIQYYNASVNKSDKYINERCVLDIYYPKNKKDFATIVWFHGGGLTGGNKEIPEALKNKGFAIIGVNYRLSPKAKAAKSIEDAAAAVAWTFNNISNYGGDKSQIFVSGHSAGGYLALMIGLNKKYLQKENIDANQIAGLIPFSGQCITHFEIRRENGIPEKQPTIDEFAPLYHVRADAPPLLLITGDRELEMLGRYEENAYMARMMKLVGHTQTKLYELDGYGHGMTEPGFPLLVNEVNRIVKERKK, from the coding sequence ATGAAAAAATTAATTCTTCTTTTCAGTTTCATCTTCTTCGGAATTTCTCTTTCTGCACAAAATCTTGAATACGAAACAAAAAATAATATTCAATACTATAATGCTTCTGTAAATAAGTCTGATAAATATATTAACGAAAGATGCGTATTAGATATTTACTATCCAAAAAATAAAAAAGATTTCGCAACTATCGTCTGGTTTCACGGCGGCGGATTGACAGGCGGAAATAAAGAAATTCCAGAAGCTTTAAAAAATAAAGGTTTTGCTATTATTGGAGTTAATTACAGACTTTCGCCAAAAGCAAAAGCGGCAAAATCTATTGAAGATGCAGCAGCGGCAGTAGCTTGGACATTCAATAATATTTCAAATTACGGAGGTGATAAATCTCAAATTTTTGTTTCTGGACATTCTGCTGGTGGATATCTGGCTTTAATGATTGGTCTTAATAAAAAATACCTTCAGAAAGAAAATATTGATGCAAATCAAATCGCAGGATTAATTCCTTTCAGCGGACAATGCATCACGCATTTTGAAATTAGAAGAGAAAACGGAATTCCAGAAAAACAGCCAACAATTGACGAATTCGCGCCCTTATATCACGTTCGCGCAGATGCTCCGCCTTTATTGTTAATTACTGGAGATCGCGAATTAGAAATGTTAGGGCGTTATGAAGAAAACGCATACATGGCTAGAATGATGAAATTGGTTGGACATACTCAAACTAAACTTTACGAATTAGACGGTTATGGTCACGGAATGACAGAACCTGGTTTTCCGCTTTTGGTTAATGAAGTAAACCGAATTGTAAAAGAACGCAAAAAATAA
- a CDS encoding alpha/beta hydrolase, whose amino-acid sequence METQLLIIPGLGDSGEKHWQTFWHEKFENSIRVVQDNWDEPIREEWLKRLNENILKLDKPTILVAHSLAVSLVLHWAEKNNNPNIIGAFLVAPADVDSPQHTPECTRNFSPIPLYKLPFPSVVVASENDPYASFERKKYLSEIWGSDFVNIGQQGHINSDSDLKYWEEGQLILRQFIEKNKLLI is encoded by the coding sequence ATGGAGACACAATTATTAATAATTCCAGGACTTGGCGATTCTGGAGAAAAGCATTGGCAGACGTTTTGGCACGAAAAATTTGAAAATTCAATTCGTGTTGTACAAGACAATTGGGATGAACCAATTCGCGAAGAATGGCTTAAAAGATTAAACGAAAATATTTTAAAACTAGACAAACCAACTATTTTAGTCGCACATAGTTTAGCGGTTTCATTAGTTTTACATTGGGCCGAAAAAAATAATAATCCAAATATAATTGGCGCATTTTTAGTTGCTCCCGCTGATGTTGATTCACCTCAGCATACGCCAGAATGCACTAGAAATTTTTCACCAATTCCGCTTTACAAATTACCATTTCCTTCTGTAGTAGTTGCTAGCGAAAATGATCCTTATGCATCTTTTGAAAGAAAAAAATATCTTTCAGAAATATGGGGAAGCGATTTTGTAAACATCGGACAACAAGGTCATATTAACTCCGATTCTGACTTAAAATATTGGGAAGAAGGACAGTTAATTCTTAGACAGTTTATCGAAAAAAACAAACTTTTAATTTAA
- a CDS encoding tRNA-binding protein, translated as MDLTWSEFERTDMRVGTIIGVNDFPEARKPAFQLTIDFGSEIGIRKSSAQITKRYQKEDLINRQIVAVVNFPKKQIGKFMSECLVLGAVGEEGDVILLAPDFKIENGLRIG; from the coding sequence ATGGATTTAACTTGGAGCGAATTTGAAAGAACCGATATGCGTGTCGGAACAATTATAGGTGTAAATGATTTTCCCGAAGCCAGGAAACCAGCTTTTCAGCTAACAATTGATTTTGGTTCAGAAATCGGAATTAGAAAATCATCGGCGCAAATAACAAAAAGATACCAAAAAGAAGATTTAATTAATCGTCAGATTGTTGCGGTTGTCAATTTTCCTAAAAAACAAATTGGAAAATTTATGAGCGAATGTTTGGTTCTTGGTGCTGTAGGCGAGGAAGGAGACGTGATTTTATTGGCTCCTGATTTTAAAATAGAAAATGGTTTGCGTATAGGTTAG
- a CDS encoding alpha/beta hydrolase: MEHTEPNACLSIKDFESNLKQIHTDKYIETAQNVRLYVKDYGQGKPVILIHGWPLSNEMWEYQIDHLVQNNFRVIAYDRRGFGKSSHPWDGYDYDTLTDDLQEIIEQLELENVTLVGFSMGGGEVVRYFSRHGGKNVSKIALISSIIPFLLKTNDNPDGHPKEKSENTAAAIKEDRIGFIDNFGKTFFGVNIINKPLSTPLLEYYRALCSAASPRATLKCAESFSFTDFRDELDFIKVPTLIIHGNDDKIVPIDLTSRKAAEAIKNNTFIEYEGAPHGLFYTDREKLNEDLLQFLNS; the protein is encoded by the coding sequence ATGGAACATACAGAACCAAATGCCTGCCTTTCTATAAAAGATTTTGAATCTAATTTAAAACAGATTCATACCGATAAATATATTGAAACCGCACAAAATGTAAGGCTTTATGTAAAAGATTATGGTCAAGGAAAACCTGTAATTTTAATACATGGCTGGCCGCTTTCAAACGAAATGTGGGAATATCAAATTGATCATTTAGTACAAAATAATTTCAGAGTTATTGCATACGACCGTCGTGGTTTCGGAAAATCATCACATCCTTGGGATGGATACGATTATGACACTTTAACAGATGATCTTCAGGAAATTATAGAACAATTAGAATTAGAAAATGTAACGCTTGTCGGTTTCTCAATGGGCGGTGGCGAGGTTGTTCGCTATTTTAGTCGTCATGGCGGAAAAAATGTTTCTAAAATTGCTTTGATATCTTCTATTATTCCTTTTTTATTAAAAACGAATGATAATCCAGACGGACATCCAAAAGAAAAAAGCGAAAATACTGCAGCAGCAATAAAAGAAGACAGAATTGGATTTATTGATAATTTCGGAAAAACATTTTTCGGTGTTAATATTATCAACAAACCTTTAAGCACTCCTTTGTTAGAATATTACAGAGCATTATGTTCTGCTGCTTCTCCTCGTGCTACTTTAAAATGTGCTGAATCATTTTCATTTACCGACTTTAGAGACGAATTGGATTTTATAAAAGTTCCAACGCTTATTATTCATGGAAATGATGACAAAATTGTGCCCATAGATCTTACTTCAAGAAAGGCTGCTGAAGCAATCAAAAACAACACATTTATTGAATACGAAGGCGCTCCGCACGGATTATTTTATACTGACAGAGAAAAACTAAATGAAGATTTACTTCAATTTTTAAATTCATAA
- a CDS encoding thioredoxin family protein: protein MARTESTMLPLGTIAPEFYLKDTNSNDTFSFEDLKGSKGTLVMFICNHCPFVHHVMPEVVMIANDYRVQGIGVIAISSNDAVKYPQDSPDLMADFALENKIDFPYLYDESQETAKAYQAACTPDFYLFDSQDKLFYRGQLDDSRPGNGIPLSGSDLRGAIDALIYNRSLKETQKPSLGCGIKWK, encoded by the coding sequence ATGGCACGAACAGAATCTACAATGCTTCCTTTAGGCACAATTGCTCCTGAATTTTATTTAAAGGACACCAATTCTAATGACACTTTTTCATTCGAAGATTTGAAAGGTTCAAAAGGTACTTTGGTTATGTTTATCTGTAATCATTGTCCGTTTGTACATCACGTTATGCCAGAAGTCGTTATGATTGCTAATGATTATCGTGTTCAAGGAATTGGAGTTATTGCTATTTCGAGCAATGATGCAGTAAAATATCCACAGGATTCTCCAGATTTAATGGCCGATTTTGCTCTTGAAAATAAAATTGATTTTCCTTATTTATACGATGAAAGTCAAGAAACTGCAAAAGCTTATCAAGCAGCTTGCACTCCAGATTTTTATTTGTTTGATAGTCAAGACAAATTATTTTACCGAGGACAGCTAGACGATTCTAGACCTGGAAACGGTATTCCGCTTAGTGGAAGCGATTTAAGAGGCGCAATAGATGCCCTAATTTACAACCGAAGTTTGAAGGAAACACAGAAACCTAGTTTGGGCTGTGGCATTAAATGGAAGTAA
- a CDS encoding GreA/GreB family elongation factor produces the protein MKPTPTFCKSDYQFLRELILKSKNSTNTKEANQLSQELDRAVISKESELDSSVIRINSFVTIEDVKAKKQMKIQIVLPSAADVKQSKISILAPLSVAIIGFKENDEVDWELPAGVKTLKVIAVDNTEVLHHS, from the coding sequence ATGAAACCAACACCCACTTTCTGTAAATCAGATTATCAATTTTTAAGAGAATTGATTTTAAAAAGTAAAAATTCAACAAATACTAAAGAAGCCAATCAGCTTTCGCAAGAATTAGATCGCGCTGTAATTAGTAAAGAAAGCGAACTTGACAGTTCAGTAATCAGAATCAATTCATTTGTCACAATTGAAGATGTAAAAGCCAAGAAACAAATGAAAATTCAAATCGTTTTACCTTCTGCTGCAGATGTAAAACAATCTAAAATCTCAATTCTAGCACCTTTAAGCGTTGCTATTATTGGTTTTAAAGAAAATGACGAAGTAGATTGGGAATTACCTGCTGGCGTTAAAACTTTAAAAGTAATTGCAGTAGATAATACTGAAGTATTGCATCATTCATAA
- a CDS encoding peptidylprolyl isomerase has protein sequence MENGIYAKFNTSKGSILVKLTHDLTPGTVGNFVALAEGNMENKVKPQGQKFYDGLNFHRVIADFMIQGGCPKGTGTGDPGYKFDDEFVPSLKHDRPGVLSMANSGPGTNGSQFFITHVPTPWLDGKHTVFGHVVEGQDVVDAVAQGDALETLEIIRVGDEAQKWNAIEAFIGLKGARMKREAALKAESEAKMEQLAAGFDRTESGLRYKMIQKGEGKKAEAGKTVSVHYEGSLENGKVFDSSYPRKKPIEFKLGIGQVIEGWDEGIALLQVGDKARFVIPSDLAYGPSGAGGVIPPHATLIFDVELMDVK, from the coding sequence ATGGAAAACGGAATATACGCTAAATTCAACACTAGCAAAGGTTCGATTTTAGTTAAACTAACACACGATTTAACACCTGGAACTGTAGGGAACTTTGTAGCTCTTGCAGAAGGAAATATGGAAAATAAAGTGAAACCTCAAGGACAAAAATTCTATGATGGTTTAAACTTCCACAGAGTAATTGCTGATTTCATGATTCAAGGTGGTTGCCCTAAAGGAACTGGAACTGGAGATCCTGGATATAAATTTGATGATGAGTTTGTACCGAGTTTAAAACACGACCGTCCAGGGGTTTTATCTATGGCAAATTCTGGTCCTGGAACTAATGGTTCTCAATTCTTTATCACTCACGTTCCAACTCCTTGGTTAGACGGAAAACATACCGTTTTTGGTCACGTTGTAGAAGGGCAAGATGTTGTTGATGCTGTTGCTCAAGGTGATGCTTTAGAAACTTTAGAAATTATCAGAGTTGGAGATGAAGCTCAAAAATGGAATGCAATTGAAGCTTTTATCGGTTTAAAAGGTGCTAGAATGAAAAGAGAAGCAGCTTTAAAAGCAGAATCTGAAGCAAAAATGGAACAATTAGCAGCTGGTTTTGATAGAACTGAAAGTGGTTTACGCTATAAAATGATCCAAAAAGGCGAAGGTAAAAAAGCTGAAGCTGGAAAAACAGTTTCTGTTCACTATGAGGGATCTTTAGAAAATGGAAAAGTTTTTGATTCTTCTTACCCACGTAAAAAACCAATCGAATTTAAATTAGGAATTGGGCAGGTTATTGAAGGATGGGACGAAGGCATTGCTTTATTGCAAGTTGGAGACAAAGCTCGTTTTGTTATTCCTTCTGATTTAGCTTACGGACCATCTGGTGCTGGTGGGGTTATTCCTCCGCACGCAACTTTGATTTTTGACGTTGAATTAATGGACGTAAAATAA
- a CDS encoding MFS transporter codes for MAVCTGLIVANLYYCQPLIVLIANEFKIPEANAGTITYLTQAGYAIGLFFMVPLGDKLERKRQILMTTFATVIALLIAATAKSFFILQIASLLIGITSIVPQLILPLAASLSAPEERGKVVGTIMSGLLVGILLSRTLSGFIGQVMGWRSMFYIAAGICLLIFFVIQNKFPVNKPQFQGTYGQLIKSLFTLIKTEPILREATAINVFSFAQFGAFWTTMVLLLSGEPFGFNSATIGLFGIVGASGALAAPLVGKLGDKGNSRIAVGYGILLVLISFLIFYFSIESVIGIAIGIVFIDIGIQGVHISNQTRVYSLLPEARNRLNTVFMSLTFLGTAAGSAYGLLLWKIGGWHAVTIGCMILSLISLTIYGLTYKSSRRFGAKKQKA; via the coding sequence ATGGCAGTTTGCACTGGACTTATAGTTGCAAATCTTTATTACTGCCAGCCTTTGATTGTTTTAATTGCTAACGAATTTAAAATTCCAGAAGCCAATGCCGGAACGATAACTTATCTTACTCAGGCAGGTTACGCTATTGGGTTGTTTTTTATGGTTCCGTTAGGTGATAAATTAGAACGAAAAAGGCAAATTTTAATGACAACTTTTGCTACCGTAATCGCACTATTAATTGCAGCAACCGCCAAAAGTTTTTTTATTTTGCAAATAGCTTCCTTATTAATTGGAATTACATCAATTGTACCACAGCTTATTTTACCGTTGGCGGCTTCTCTGAGTGCGCCAGAAGAACGAGGAAAAGTGGTTGGAACAATTATGAGCGGTCTTTTAGTTGGAATTTTGCTTTCGCGAACATTAAGCGGTTTTATTGGTCAGGTTATGGGCTGGAGATCAATGTTTTATATTGCGGCAGGAATTTGTCTTTTGATTTTCTTTGTCATTCAAAATAAATTTCCAGTTAACAAGCCTCAGTTTCAAGGAACTTATGGACAGTTAATTAAGTCTTTGTTTACGCTAATAAAAACGGAACCAATTTTACGCGAAGCAACAGCAATTAATGTTTTTAGTTTTGCTCAATTTGGAGCTTTTTGGACCACAATGGTTTTACTGCTTTCGGGAGAACCTTTCGGTTTTAATAGTGCAACAATTGGTTTATTCGGAATTGTTGGTGCTTCAGGAGCTTTAGCGGCGCCACTCGTTGGAAAATTAGGAGATAAAGGAAATTCGAGAATTGCAGTTGGTTATGGAATTTTACTAGTTTTAATCAGCTTTTTGATTTTCTATTTTTCAATCGAAAGTGTTATCGGAATTGCAATTGGAATTGTATTTATAGATATCGGAATTCAAGGCGTTCATATTTCTAATCAAACCCGTGTTTATTCACTGCTTCCAGAAGCTAGAAATAGATTAAATACGGTATTTATGTCACTTACATTTTTAGGAACTGCAGCAGGTTCTGCATACGGATTATTGTTGTGGAAAATCGGCGGATGGCATGCTGTAACAATTGGCTGCATGATTTTATCGTTGATATCATTAACGATTTACGGACTTACTTATAAATCATCCCGACGCTTCGGGGCTAAAAAACAAAAAGCGTAA
- a CDS encoding cupin domain-containing protein: MNIGTSKEFIKGDEIEWEVVGEGIKRKILAFDERVMLVNVHFEKGGIGVLHEHYHTQVTYVASGKFDVTINGVTKTLKEGDSFYIPPHAIHGVVCLETGMLTDVFGPAREDFLNH; encoded by the coding sequence ATGAATATAGGAACAAGCAAAGAATTTATAAAAGGAGACGAAATAGAGTGGGAAGTAGTCGGGGAAGGAATTAAACGCAAGATTTTGGCTTTTGATGAAAGAGTAATGCTTGTCAATGTTCATTTTGAAAAGGGAGGAATTGGCGTTTTACACGAACATTATCATACGCAAGTTACCTATGTAGCGAGCGGAAAATTTGATGTAACTATAAATGGTGTAACAAAAACTCTAAAAGAAGGCGATAGTTTTTATATTCCGCCTCATGCAATTCATGGAGTTGTTTGTTTAGAAACAGGTATGCTTACAGATGTTTTTGGGCCAGCAAGAGAAGATTTTTTGAATCATTAA